One stretch of Nitratiruptor tergarcus DSM 16512 DNA includes these proteins:
- a CDS encoding LysR family transcriptional regulator — protein sequence MIKDFTKLETFLVVIKEKSFSKASAKLGISQPAVTQQIKYLEEQLDAKLIERKKNGVKLTKEGEEVYKIAQKIAKCIQNAEQDLLKVINKQITFIIGSSFTIGNYILPQIINEIKKIVENDILIKVDVSENIVDNVLGKKFDLGLIESPIFKEGLIYREWMEDELVLFSNTKLPRYVRTEDLYKFNWICREEGSHTRKLVAETFEKLGVSCKKFNVIGEVSSSTAVVNSILRSPVNKEHPTVSIISRYAIEDELQSGRLFEAKIKGEKIKRKFYITYLKERRNDPFLMKIVDLLLKFKK from the coding sequence ATGATCAAAGACTTTACCAAATTAGAGACATTTTTGGTAGTGATCAAAGAAAAAAGCTTCTCAAAAGCCAGTGCAAAATTAGGAATCTCTCAACCAGCAGTAACGCAACAGATTAAATATTTGGAAGAGCAACTTGATGCAAAGCTTATAGAGCGTAAAAAGAATGGTGTAAAACTTACAAAAGAGGGGGAAGAGGTTTATAAGATTGCACAAAAAATTGCAAAATGTATTCAAAATGCCGAGCAAGATCTTCTCAAGGTAATCAATAAACAGATTACATTTATTATTGGGTCCTCTTTTACTATCGGTAATTACATCCTTCCACAGATTATTAATGAAATTAAAAAGATTGTAGAAAATGATATTCTTATAAAGGTAGATGTAAGTGAGAATATCGTAGATAATGTTTTAGGAAAAAAATTTGATCTCGGACTCATAGAATCTCCGATTTTCAAAGAGGGACTCATCTATAGAGAGTGGATGGAAGATGAGTTGGTACTTTTTAGTAATACAAAGCTTCCTCGTTACGTACGAACAGAAGATCTCTATAAATTCAACTGGATTTGTCGTGAAGAGGGGAGCCATACAAGAAAATTGGTGGCAGAGACTTTTGAAAAACTAGGTGTAAGTTGTAAGAAGTTTAATGTAATTGGTGAAGTGAGCTCTTCAACTGCAGTTGTCAACTCTATCTTACGAAGCCCTGTGAACAAAGAGCATCCTACAGTCTCTATAATCTCTCGCTATGCTATTGAGGATGAGCTTCAAAGTGGCAGACTCTTTGAGGCAAAAATAAAAGGGGAAAAGATAAAGAGAAAATTCTATATCACATACCTCAAAGAGCGTAGAAACGATCCGTTTTTGATGAAGATTGTAGATCTTCTTTTAAAATTTAAAAAGTAA
- the smpB gene encoding SsrA-binding protein SmpB: protein MKIVATNKKAYHDFEIIEKYEAGIVLAGSEVKAIRAGRVNLKDSFIKFVKGEPYVFGMHISHLDSANPHFKPDEKRPRKLLLHKKEIAKLIGKTSEKGYTLIPLKLYFNNKNIAKLEIALAKGKTLHDKRETLKKKILDREAKAAMKNY, encoded by the coding sequence ATGAAAATAGTGGCAACAAATAAAAAAGCCTATCACGATTTTGAAATAATAGAAAAATATGAAGCTGGCATAGTACTCGCCGGAAGTGAAGTAAAAGCCATAAGGGCTGGAAGAGTCAATCTCAAAGATAGTTTTATAAAGTTTGTCAAAGGTGAGCCATATGTTTTTGGCATGCATATAAGCCATCTTGATAGTGCCAACCCCCATTTCAAACCAGATGAAAAGCGACCAAGAAAACTGCTCTTACATAAAAAAGAGATAGCAAAACTTATTGGAAAAACGAGTGAAAAAGGGTATACCCTTATACCTTTGAAACTCTATTTTAATAATAAAAATATAGCCAAACTCGAAATCGCTTTGGCAAAAGGAAAAACTCTTCATGACAAACGTGAAACATTGAAGAAGAAGATTTTGGATCGAGAAGCAAAAGCTGCTATGAAAAATTATTAA
- a CDS encoding GGDEF domain-containing protein produces the protein MKKEFCKLKEKLEKDIKLSRDDIKLIMNIVRKQMNFMIKNNIVITPKNYERWFYVFCNIIENNKELNDLEILGLFKEIYDAPYDEIKEKAGEDVEIKQKGMVKKLVRIADIIEQKLSEVINTLDSHNNSIDSHKNEIVQDEELITDEKTKNILKKILDELEMLRRENEFLTNELRKYHADVVRLQGELMTARTEAEIDFLTGLVNRRRFERALLEMINDYQNRGYPFALIYLDIDNFKSINDKYGHPSGDQVLKEIALILKTFLRANNIAARVGGEEFAILVPGATAKEGEIVAERLRNVIAQRTFSTLEDEIRVTASFGVTGVRTDDTIDTIFARVDKAMYDAKNSGKNRVVVVE, from the coding sequence GTGAAAAAGGAATTTTGTAAACTCAAAGAGAAGCTAGAAAAAGATATAAAGCTCTCTCGTGACGATATAAAATTGATCATGAATATAGTCCGCAAACAGATGAACTTCATGATCAAAAATAATATCGTCATTACTCCCAAAAACTATGAGCGCTGGTTTTATGTCTTTTGTAATATCATTGAAAACAACAAGGAGCTCAATGATCTCGAGATTCTCGGTCTTTTCAAAGAGATCTACGATGCGCCCTATGATGAAATAAAAGAAAAAGCGGGCGAAGATGTTGAAATCAAGCAAAAAGGTATGGTAAAAAAACTTGTCCGTATCGCCGATATCATTGAGCAAAAGCTCTCTGAAGTTATTAATACTCTTGATTCACATAATAACTCAATTGACTCACACAAAAATGAGATTGTACAGGATGAAGAGCTCATTACAGATGAAAAAACAAAAAATATACTCAAAAAAATACTTGATGAACTAGAGATGCTAAGACGAGAAAACGAATTCCTTACCAACGAACTACGCAAATACCATGCTGATGTAGTGCGTCTCCAAGGCGAGCTTATGACTGCTAGAACAGAAGCAGAAATAGATTTTCTCACAGGTCTTGTTAATAGAAGAAGGTTTGAGCGTGCTCTTTTAGAGATGATTAACGACTATCAAAATAGAGGCTATCCTTTCGCTCTTATCTATCTTGATATAGATAATTTTAAATCTATCAATGACAAATATGGACACCCTAGTGGAGATCAGGTTCTCAAAGAGATTGCCCTTATACTCAAAACGTTCCTTAGAGCCAACAATATAGCAGCTCGCGTAGGAGGAGAGGAGTTTGCTATTCTTGTTCCTGGTGCAACTGCTAAAGAGGGTGAAATTGTAGCTGAGAGGCTGCGCAATGTGATCGCACAAAGAACCTTCTCTACACTTGAAGATGAGATCCGTGTTACAGCTAGTTTTGGTGTCACAGGAGTAAGAACAGATGATACAATTGATACAATATTTGCAAGAGTTGATAAAGCGATGTATGATGCAAAAAATAGTGGAAAAAACAGAGTAGTGGTGGTTGAATGA
- a CDS encoding ATP-dependent helicase: MKKILQELNEEQRDAATTIDGPILILAGAGSGKTKTITTRLAYLISIGIDPASILTLTFTNKAAKEMRERALALIDNAIYPPLLCTFHKFGLLFLKFHISRLGRDSNFVIIDTDDKKRILKSFKPDLPLALIASEISKYKNSLISPSEAIASARLPNFKKIANLYQQYEEYLLENNLVDFDDLLALTYKILDTNEDLREETSKKYNYIMIDEFQDTNELQNLLIKQLCSTHSNICVVGDDDQSIYGWRGANVKNILEFPNTYENVKIVKLEKNYRSTKKILEAANNLIAHNRTRLGKKLEATKTEGEPIVVLENSDEQEEAHKIGEKIIQLISQGVRPSEIAVLFRINALSRSIEEAFNRLGINFKLVGAIRFYERAEVKDILSYLRVIANQNDDFSLKRIINKPKRGIGKATYEKLEKAAKDKDISVLKFLWEIEESELLGVVGKKNAKALLQFIENLKYLQNVAQDSLYNFIDEFEKTVELKKYYASLPDGFERIANIDEFYGMFRDYIKQNPENSLDDFINELSLQSDQDQIGGEGVAIMSVHASKGLEFEHLFVIGLEEGFFPLTGDGCDIEEERRLGYVAITRAKKELTLSYVKSRFYKGRRTHLEKSRFLGEAGLLQSSIKIEKKAAFKKGDLVKHKIFGIGRVIGVSKAGKEFKLTINFGGQQRDILSSFVERV; this comes from the coding sequence ATGAAGAAGATATTACAAGAGCTTAATGAAGAGCAGCGAGATGCTGCTACAACCATTGATGGACCTATTTTAATACTAGCAGGAGCCGGTAGTGGAAAGACAAAAACTATTACTACTAGACTAGCTTATCTCATTAGCATAGGTATAGATCCTGCCTCAATTCTCACACTTACATTTACAAACAAAGCAGCCAAAGAGATGCGTGAGCGGGCTCTTGCTCTTATCGATAATGCGATCTATCCCCCGCTCCTTTGTACTTTTCATAAATTTGGCCTTCTCTTTTTAAAATTTCATATCAGCCGTTTGGGGCGTGATAGCAACTTTGTCATCATCGATACAGATGATAAAAAGCGTATACTCAAATCCTTTAAACCAGATCTGCCTCTTGCTTTAATAGCAAGTGAAATATCTAAATATAAAAATTCACTCATATCGCCATCTGAGGCTATTGCAAGCGCAAGGCTCCCTAACTTTAAAAAAATCGCAAACCTCTATCAACAATATGAAGAGTATCTTTTGGAAAATAATCTTGTTGATTTTGACGATCTCTTAGCACTTACTTATAAAATACTTGACACAAACGAAGATTTGCGAGAGGAGACAAGTAAAAAATATAACTACATAATGATAGATGAGTTTCAAGATACCAATGAACTACAAAATCTCCTTATCAAGCAGCTTTGCTCCACACATAGCAATATCTGCGTTGTTGGTGACGATGATCAAAGTATATATGGCTGGCGCGGAGCCAATGTAAAAAATATTTTGGAGTTTCCAAATACTTATGAGAATGTCAAAATCGTTAAACTCGAAAAAAACTATCGCTCAACCAAAAAGATCCTTGAAGCTGCCAATAACCTCATCGCACACAACCGTACACGTCTTGGCAAAAAACTTGAAGCAACAAAAACTGAGGGAGAGCCAATAGTTGTTCTTGAAAACTCTGATGAGCAAGAAGAGGCTCACAAAATTGGCGAAAAAATCATTCAGCTCATTTCACAAGGTGTGCGCCCTAGTGAAATTGCTGTACTTTTTCGCATCAATGCTCTATCACGCTCCATTGAAGAGGCTTTCAATCGTCTAGGTATTAACTTTAAACTTGTAGGAGCCATTCGCTTTTATGAGCGTGCTGAAGTCAAAGACATTCTCAGTTATCTTCGTGTTATTGCTAATCAAAATGACGATTTTTCTCTCAAGCGTATCATCAATAAGCCAAAACGCGGCATTGGCAAAGCCACATATGAAAAACTTGAAAAAGCTGCTAAAGATAAAGATATATCGGTACTTAAGTTTTTATGGGAGATTGAAGAGAGTGAGCTCCTTGGAGTTGTTGGCAAAAAAAACGCAAAAGCCCTCCTTCAATTCATAGAAAATCTCAAATATCTCCAAAATGTAGCACAAGATTCTCTCTATAATTTTATCGATGAGTTTGAAAAAACAGTTGAACTCAAAAAATATTATGCATCACTCCCAGATGGATTTGAACGCATTGCTAATATTGATGAGTTTTATGGAATGTTTCGAGACTATATTAAGCAAAATCCAGAAAACTCCCTCGATGATTTTATTAATGAGCTCTCTTTGCAAAGTGATCAAGATCAGATAGGTGGAGAGGGAGTTGCTATAATGAGTGTCCATGCAAGTAAAGGGCTTGAATTTGAGCATCTCTTTGTTATTGGTCTTGAAGAGGGTTTCTTTCCACTTACAGGCGATGGGTGCGATATTGAAGAGGAGAGGCGTCTTGGCTATGTAGCTATTACAAGAGCCAAGAAAGAACTAACACTAAGTTACGTAAAATCACGCTTTTATAAAGGACGCAGAACCCATCTTGAAAAGAGCCGCTTCTTAGGAGAAGCTGGACTTTTGCAAAGCAGTATCAAAATAGAAAAAAAGGCTGCGTTTAAAAAAGGTGATCTTGTCAAACATAAAATCTTTGGTATTGGTAGAGTTATTGGTGTATCTAAAGCAGGCAAGGAATTTAAGCTCACTATTAACTTTGGAGGTCAGCAAAGAGATATCCTCTCAAGTTTTGTGGAGAGAGTATGA
- a CDS encoding 4-(cytidine 5'-diphospho)-2-C-methyl-D-erythritol kinase, with the protein MKAPAKINIFLKITGLRGNYHEICSRFIRYDALYDEISFVPGTFTDFTIEGMSAIKKEHNIIYKAYKELLAHTKSKRLGEFFYHHKVHIIKNIPMGAGLGGGSSDAATFLLMANKAVDLQLEPQDLAKIGAKVGADVPFFIYGYKAANVSGIGEKIEEFMDDIPPLELKLLPLHCDTAQVYQHYRKNYLKFDPKLASKMAQMSSCQIFENFTPLIANDLYQSAINLCPSLAKYKQNWYLSGSGSTLFRSENENSGNK; encoded by the coding sequence ATGAAAGCACCAGCAAAAATCAATATTTTCCTCAAAATTACAGGACTTCGTGGAAACTACCATGAAATCTGCTCCCGCTTCATACGCTACGATGCACTCTATGATGAGATTTCTTTTGTACCAGGTACATTTACAGATTTTACTATTGAGGGAATGTCTGCAATCAAAAAAGAGCACAATATTATATACAAAGCATACAAAGAGCTCCTCGCTCATACAAAATCCAAAAGGCTCGGGGAGTTTTTTTATCACCATAAAGTTCATATAATCAAAAATATCCCTATGGGAGCGGGACTAGGTGGTGGCAGTAGTGATGCAGCAACGTTTCTTCTCATGGCCAATAAAGCAGTAGATCTGCAGCTTGAACCACAAGATCTCGCCAAAATAGGTGCAAAGGTAGGTGCAGACGTACCCTTTTTTATCTACGGATACAAAGCAGCAAACGTTAGCGGTATTGGAGAGAAGATAGAAGAATTTATGGATGACATACCACCTCTTGAGTTAAAATTGTTGCCTCTTCATTGTGATACTGCACAAGTCTATCAGCATTACCGTAAAAACTACCTCAAGTTTGATCCAAAACTAGCAAGTAAAATGGCGCAGATGAGTTCGTGCCAAATCTTCGAGAATTTTACCCCTCTTATAGCAAATGATCTCTACCAAAGTGCAATTAATCTGTGTCCTTCACTTGCAAAATATAAACAAAATTGGTATCTTAGTGGTAGTGGGAGTACCCTTTTTAGGAGTGAAAATGAAAATAGTGGCAACAAATAA
- the truB gene encoding tRNA pseudouridine(55) synthase TruB (catalyzes isomerization of specific uridines in RNA to pseudouridine; responsible for residues in T loops of many tRNAs) produces MNRLFVGYKPPFISSNAYLHQLKKKYRVKRAGFSGTLDPFACGTLIIAFGAYTKLFRFLKKYPKVYRATLWLGVSSESIDLENITAITTPLKVSRTAIEKILDSLHGTFTYTPPKFSAKKVGGTRAYKLAAKKQDVQLPQVSSTIYDIKLLQYNHPFITFEAAVSEGTYIRSIGEYIAKKLGQRGTLSYLERVREGAFIYEEEKPLDPLCYLNTQQNFTTLPAAAIWHGTKLSLHDLKYHEDGIYHLVFDTFFAIISIQDGKTRYLLNQIPRKSKA; encoded by the coding sequence ATGAATAGACTCTTTGTGGGTTATAAACCACCATTTATCTCCTCTAATGCATATTTACATCAATTGAAAAAAAAGTATCGCGTCAAAAGAGCCGGATTTTCAGGAACCCTCGATCCCTTTGCATGTGGAACCCTTATCATAGCATTTGGTGCATACACAAAACTCTTTCGCTTTTTAAAAAAGTATCCCAAGGTCTATAGAGCAACTCTTTGGCTAGGAGTAAGTAGTGAGAGCATCGATCTTGAAAACATCACCGCTATCACAACGCCTCTCAAGGTATCACGCACAGCTATTGAAAAGATACTGGATTCTCTTCATGGCACTTTTACCTATACCCCGCCAAAATTTAGCGCTAAAAAAGTTGGTGGCACCAGGGCATATAAATTAGCTGCAAAAAAACAAGATGTACAGCTACCACAAGTGAGCTCTACTATTTATGATATAAAACTTCTTCAATACAATCATCCCTTTATCACTTTTGAAGCGGCAGTAAGCGAAGGTACATATATAAGAAGTATTGGGGAGTATATTGCAAAGAAATTAGGACAAAGAGGAACACTGAGCTACTTGGAAAGAGTGCGCGAAGGTGCATTTATATATGAAGAGGAAAAACCTCTCGATCCTCTTTGCTATCTCAATACGCAGCAAAATTTTACCACACTACCCGCTGCTGCAATTTGGCATGGGACAAAGCTTTCGTTGCACGATCTCAAATACCATGAAGATGGCATCTATCATCTTGTTTTTGATACATTTTTTGCTATTATCAGTATACAAGATGGAAAAACCAGATATCTTCTCAACCAAATTCCAAGAAAAAGCAAAGCATGA